Sequence from the Deltaproteobacteria bacterium genome:
CGACGGCCGCCAATGCGAGCACGGCGACCTGCTGGAGCGGGTCGACGAGCCAGTACGCCAGGGCGGCGACGGCGCTGGCCACCGTGCCCGGAGCCACCGGAAAGAACCCGATATAGCCGACGCTGGCAACGGCCGTGGCCCAACCGCTCGTGGGGCGCGATCTCATGAACCTCCTGTCATCCCTGCTCTCGCCGCTGCTCCGCCACTGGGCACGCCAATCGCGCGCGCAACGCCGGGGCACCGTCCACCTGCCGGGACTCCGTGACGACGTCCGGGTCCGCTGGGACCCCTTCGCCATCCCCTACATCACCGCCCGCACCGAGCGCGACCTCTTCTTCGCCCAGGGATACATCCACGCCCAGGACCGCCTGTGGCAGATGGACCTGAGCCGGCGCTTCTTCAGCGGACGGCTGGCCGAACTCTTCGGCGACAGGCCGCTGCCGCGCGGCGACTTCACGCGGCACCTGCGGTCCGGCAATATGGCGAGCGTCGACCACTTCATCCGCCTGTTGGGCATCAGGCATACGGCCGTGCTCTCCCTGCCCTTGCTGTCGGAGCGATCCGCCCGCGCCGTCGAGGCCTACTGCGCCGGCGTCAACGCCTACATGGACCTGCACCAGCGCCGCCTGCCGGTGGAGTTCCGGCTGCTGCGCCACCGGCCTGCCCCGTGGGAGCCGGCGGACTGCCTCATCCTCGCCAAGGGCTTCGCACTGATGCTCTCGTCCGCCCTCGTCACGCGGCTCACCTTTCTAGCACTCCACGGCCGCCTGGAGAACGACCCCGACAAGCTGCGGACGCTGATGCCGCGTTATCCTTCCTGGGGTGCCACCATCACCCGCGCCCTGAGCGACCACGGCGCGGCGCTGGTGCGCTTCGTCAACGGCAGCTTCGCGGAGAATCCCCTGACCCCCAGGGGCCAGGGAAGCAACGGCTGGGCCGTCGACGCCGGGCACTCGGACGAGCAGCACGCGCTCCTGTGCAACGACATTCACCTGCGAATGACAGTGCCCGGCATCTGGTATCTGAATCATCTCCGCACGGTGACCGACGCGGGAGGAACTCAGCCCTTGGAAGCGTCGGGCCTGTCGCTGCCGGGCTCCCCCTTCGTCTATGTCGGACACAACCGCGACGTGGCCTGGGGATTCGTCGCCGCCCTGTGCGATGACGGCGACCTCTACCGGGAGCAGATCCACCCCGAACAGCCGGAGCTGTACCGCACCCCCGAGGGCTGGACCGAGTTCGAGCACCGGCCCGAAACCATCGCGGTTCGAGGCGGCCGCCCGGTGGAGACCGAAATCCGGCACACCCGGCACGGGCCGGTGCTGTCGGACATCCTTCCGCCGCGGCCCCACGACCCGGATGTTCCAAACAGGGAGGTGTTGTCCTTCCAATGGATCGCGCATACGCCGGGAAACGAGCTGGGACTGCTGGACGGCATCAACCGGGCGCGGGACTGGAACGAGTTCCTGTCCGGTATGGCGCATCACGTCACACCCTCGCTCAACTGCATCTACGCCGACACCCGGGGCAACATCGGGTATGCCCTGGCAGGAAGAGTGCCCCTGCGCCCTCGCCAGGAGCCCTCGTGGCTACCCCTGGAGGGCTGGAACGCCGATCATGACTGGACCGGCACCATCCCATTTGACGAGATGCCGCGCCTTTTCAATCCTCCCGAGGGCATCGTGGCCAGCGCCAACAACCGCATGGCGGACCCGGACTACCCCTACTACCTGTCCGACCTGGTCGAGCCCCCGTACCGCATCGAGCGCATCCGGCACCTGCTCACCCGCGAGAAGCGCATGAACATGGAAGACATGGCCCGGATACAGCTCGACACCCGGTCAGTTCAGGCCGAGCGGCTGTTGCACGCCCTGCGCCTTGAGCTCATGGAGATCGCCAACGACGAACCGTCCTTGCGGCCCTGCGTAGAACTCCTGGAGGAATGGGACCGCGACTGCCACTCCAATTCCGCCGGCGCCGCCCTCTTCCACGTCCTCTACCACCGGCTCATGCGCAACCTCTGGGAAAGAGATCTCAGCGAGGAACTGTACCTGAGCTACACGGAGATTCTGAACCAGGCGGTGGCGCCCCTGGACGACATCCTCACGGACCCCGAATCCGTGTGGTTCCGGGACAACCCCCGGAAGGCCGTATTGGGGGCAAGCCTCCGTGAAGCCCAAGCCGAGCTGACGAAACAGCAGGGCCCCGACCCTCGCAACTGGTCCTGGGGCCGCCTCCACACCCTCACCCTCGCCCACGGCCTCGGAAACAGGAAACCGCTAGCCCCCTTCTTCTCGCTGGACCCCTTCCCCGCCGACGGCGACGGCGTCACCATCCGCAACTCCTACTACCGCCACTCCCACCCCTACGACCAGGTCGTCGGCGTATCGATGCGCATGCTGGTGACCCTGAGCGACCCCATCCGCTCCCGCTTCGTCGTCGTCCCGGGTCAGGCGGGTAATCCGACGTCGCCGCACTACCGAGACCAGGTCGAGTCGTGGCGCACGGGCAGCACGATCCCGTCGGCCGAGTCGGAAGATGAAATGAAGGCGTGGCCGGTCCTGGTGC
This genomic interval carries:
- a CDS encoding penicillin acylase family protein → MNLLSSLLSPLLRHWARQSRAQRRGTVHLPGLRDDVRVRWDPFAIPYITARTERDLFFAQGYIHAQDRLWQMDLSRRFFSGRLAELFGDRPLPRGDFTRHLRSGNMASVDHFIRLLGIRHTAVLSLPLLSERSARAVEAYCAGVNAYMDLHQRRLPVEFRLLRHRPAPWEPADCLILAKGFALMLSSALVTRLTFLALHGRLENDPDKLRTLMPRYPSWGATITRALSDHGAALVRFVNGSFAENPLTPRGQGSNGWAVDAGHSDEQHALLCNDIHLRMTVPGIWYLNHLRTVTDAGGTQPLEASGLSLPGSPFVYVGHNRDVAWGFVAALCDDGDLYREQIHPEQPELYRTPEGWTEFEHRPETIAVRGGRPVETEIRHTRHGPVLSDILPPRPHDPDVPNREVLSFQWIAHTPGNELGLLDGINRARDWNEFLSGMAHHVTPSLNCIYADTRGNIGYALAGRVPLRPRQEPSWLPLEGWNADHDWTGTIPFDEMPRLFNPPEGIVASANNRMADPDYPYYLSDLVEPPYRIERIRHLLTREKRMNMEDMARIQLDTRSVQAERLLHALRLELMEIANDEPSLRPCVELLEEWDRDCHSNSAGAALFHVLYHRLMRNLWERDLSEELYLSYTEILNQAVAPLDDILTDPESVWFRDNPRKAVLGASLREAQAELTKQQGPDPRNWSWGRLHTLTLAHGLGNRKPLAPFFSLDPFPADGDGVTIRNSYYRHSHPYDQVVGVSMRMLVTLSDPIRSRFVVVPGQAGNPTSPHYRDQVESWRTGSTIPSAESEDEMKAWPVLVLSRGA